The following are encoded together in the Bradymonas sediminis genome:
- a CDS encoding outer membrane lipoprotein-sorting protein, whose product MNAARYSGLSIASRLGVFFSILLLSQAAFAQATPEKPSAADAAKTAPKDAAKTLSDKEMLELLEELDRRQHSAGDYEAQVYIDQREKDKSALLYEATIYRRDAENKMIILFEKPRSEAGKGYLRIDKNLFMYDPNVGKWERRTERERIGGTGSQRSDFDEWELAKKFVPSFVGVEKLGKFEVHHLKLKAKDRNDVAYPIIELWLDTKSKNVLKQQEFALSGRLMRTTYYPKWSRLKSEEKKDWVYFPKEIRIFDEVEKGNRTTIVFRDVALKPLPGNIFTKAWLESKSR is encoded by the coding sequence ATGAACGCAGCTCGTTATTCTGGCCTCTCGATCGCCTCGCGGCTCGGCGTCTTCTTTTCGATTCTATTGCTGAGCCAGGCGGCCTTCGCCCAGGCGACGCCTGAGAAGCCTAGCGCAGCCGACGCCGCGAAGACCGCGCCCAAGGACGCGGCCAAAACACTCTCCGATAAGGAGATGCTCGAATTGCTCGAGGAGCTCGACCGCCGCCAGCACAGCGCCGGCGACTACGAGGCCCAGGTCTATATCGACCAGCGCGAGAAGGACAAAAGCGCCCTGCTCTACGAGGCGACCATCTACCGGCGCGACGCCGAGAATAAGATGATCATCCTCTTCGAGAAGCCGCGCTCCGAGGCCGGCAAAGGCTACCTTCGCATCGACAAAAACCTCTTTATGTACGACCCCAATGTCGGCAAATGGGAGCGACGCACCGAGCGCGAGCGCATCGGCGGCACCGGCTCACAGCGCAGCGACTTCGACGAGTGGGAGCTCGCCAAAAAGTTCGTCCCGAGCTTTGTGGGCGTTGAGAAGCTCGGTAAATTTGAGGTCCATCACCTCAAGCTTAAGGCCAAAGACCGCAACGATGTCGCCTACCCGATTATCGAATTATGGCTCGACACCAAGAGCAAAAACGTGCTGAAGCAGCAAGAATTCGCGCTGTCTGGACGCCTGATGCGCACCACCTATTACCCCAAGTGGAGCCGCCTCAAGAGCGAAGAGAAGAAGGACTGGGTCTACTTCCCAAAAGAGATCCGCATCTTCGATGAGGTCGAGAAGGGCAACCGCACCACCATCGTCTTCCGCGACGTCGCGCTTAAGCCGCTGCCCGGTAATATCTTCACCAAAGCATGGCTCGAGAGCAAAAGCCGCTGA
- a CDS encoding thioredoxin domain-containing protein, which yields MIETTMMAHRFCLLIVLLIFMLSGCSTPPETTIETNGPLTEAPAPAPFTDSDIIPIGTSPTLGPDTALVTVVVFTDLQCPFCKRGADTMTQLLEKYPADVRVVLKHMPLPMHAQAREAAYAVVAAAEQGKAWEMHDLLFENQREMRSHAGDMRRWTTQLAESIGLDRVKFQASLDDVNTALAVEGDVLTAKDLGVRGTPHFFVNGERISGAQPIVKFEQVIDEQLAIARALIEEGTNRQDIYREAVALNHMPPEPKPTARAPKAASVAYVPVDANDPVLGNAKDPLVTIVAFSDFQCPFCKKVTPTIAQLEDAYGDKIRVVFKQLPLAFHREAKPAARAALAAHAQGKFWEMHDLLFERQAEFRDHSDDFEAFATGLANELNLDVAKFKKAYHSESVEAQIERDIALAAKVGSRGTPYFWINGVNLRGAQPFAAFKIAVDAQIEQAQKIKAEQKLSGDALYEAAVKYNKENIAAPEPAKAPAADVIDLKDLALGDAPVMGPEDAPVTVVMFSDFECPYCKRGHAHLTQAMAKYDGQVKVAFKHYPLPFHRNAKAAAKAALAAGEQGKFWEMHDLIFSDQQSLRQSEIYREYAEQLGLDLEKFEADLSSPAYDTIIEKDMAQGANIGVRGTPAFFINGRRFLGAQPVENFEAAIEKALEEAK from the coding sequence ATGATTGAAACTACGATGATGGCCCATCGTTTTTGTCTGCTGATCGTGTTGCTCATCTTTATGCTCTCGGGCTGTTCAACGCCGCCAGAGACCACCATCGAGACCAACGGTCCGCTGACCGAAGCGCCGGCGCCGGCGCCCTTCACCGACAGCGATATTATCCCCATCGGTACAAGCCCGACCCTCGGGCCGGACACCGCGCTGGTGACGGTCGTCGTGTTCACCGACTTGCAATGCCCCTTCTGCAAGCGCGGCGCCGACACGATGACCCAATTGCTCGAGAAATACCCGGCCGATGTGCGGGTGGTGCTCAAGCATATGCCCCTGCCGATGCACGCGCAGGCGCGCGAAGCGGCCTACGCGGTGGTCGCCGCCGCCGAGCAGGGCAAGGCCTGGGAGATGCACGATCTGCTCTTCGAAAACCAACGCGAAATGCGCTCACACGCCGGTGATATGCGTCGGTGGACCACCCAACTGGCCGAGAGCATCGGCCTGGATCGCGTCAAGTTTCAGGCGTCCCTGGACGACGTCAACACCGCCCTGGCCGTCGAAGGCGACGTGTTGACCGCCAAGGACCTCGGCGTACGCGGAACACCTCATTTCTTCGTCAACGGCGAGCGAATTTCGGGGGCGCAGCCGATCGTTAAATTCGAGCAGGTGATCGACGAGCAACTGGCCATCGCCAGGGCACTCATCGAAGAGGGAACGAATCGCCAGGATATCTATCGAGAGGCCGTCGCCCTCAATCATATGCCCCCGGAGCCCAAGCCCACAGCCCGCGCGCCCAAGGCCGCGTCAGTGGCATACGTGCCGGTCGACGCCAACGACCCGGTCCTCGGCAATGCCAAGGACCCGCTGGTCACGATTGTGGCCTTCTCGGACTTCCAATGTCCCTTCTGCAAAAAAGTCACGCCCACCATCGCGCAGCTCGAGGACGCATACGGCGACAAGATTCGCGTGGTCTTTAAGCAACTCCCGCTGGCCTTTCACCGCGAGGCCAAACCTGCAGCCCGCGCCGCATTGGCCGCCCACGCGCAGGGAAAATTCTGGGAGATGCACGACCTGCTCTTCGAGAGACAGGCAGAGTTTCGCGATCATAGCGACGACTTCGAGGCGTTCGCCACTGGGTTGGCCAACGAGTTGAACCTGGATGTCGCGAAGTTCAAAAAAGCCTATCACTCCGAGAGCGTCGAGGCGCAGATTGAGCGCGACATCGCACTCGCCGCTAAGGTCGGCTCTCGCGGCACTCCCTACTTTTGGATCAACGGCGTCAATCTTCGCGGCGCTCAGCCCTTCGCCGCGTTCAAAATAGCGGTGGACGCGCAGATCGAGCAGGCGCAGAAGATCAAGGCCGAGCAAAAGCTCTCGGGCGACGCGCTTTACGAGGCCGCGGTCAAATATAATAAGGAAAACATCGCTGCGCCCGAGCCCGCCAAAGCCCCCGCCGCGGACGTCATCGACCTCAAAGACCTCGCCCTGGGCGATGCGCCCGTGATGGGCCCCGAGGATGCCCCGGTCACCGTCGTGATGTTCTCCGATTTCGAATGCCCCTATTGCAAGCGCGGCCACGCCCACCTCACCCAGGCCATGGCCAAATATGACGGACAGGTGAAGGTCGCATTTAAGCACTACCCGCTCCCCTTCCATCGCAACGCAAAGGCCGCCGCCAAGGCCGCGCTGGCCGCCGGCGAACAGGGTAAATTCTGGGAGATGCACGACTTGATCTTTTCGGACCAGCAAAGCCTTCGCCAAAGCGAAATCTACCGTGAGTACGCCGAGCAGCTCGGCCTGGACCTCGAGAAGTTCGAGGCGGATTTGAGCAGCCCTGCGTACGACACGATCATCGAGAAGGATATGGCTCAGGGCGCCAATATTGGCGTGCGCGGAACGCCTGCCTTCTTCATCAACGGTCGCCGCTTTTTAGGCGCGCAACCCGTCGAGAATTTCGAGGCCGCGATCGAAAAGGCATTGGAAGAGGCGAAATAA
- a CDS encoding ABC transporter permease — protein MPLRTLFTIALRNLLKAGRRTFLLMVAIASVTVLLVMMMALTEGIRTSVVHSATVLVSGHINVAGFYKATPSDMEPIVLDAPEIKKIVEENVPNLTSVVDRTQGIARVISATDTIQTLLMGVDISEETAFREVVRLAPESAYKEGGSDEILGDITQLGEPNTALIFASQARSLGVGVGDPLTVRAQTLEGVANTADVTVIAIAEDIGLLSTFALFLPKETLRTLYQFNATTTGMVMGYLKNPNDASDALGAARIALQEAGFEVMDHSDRPFFAKFQQVRGEDWTGQKLDLTTWQDQISFLNLILTAINTVSFFLIVVLGVIIGVGMINTMLMSVRERTGEIGTLRAMGMPRGHILVLFMLEAMVLGFAAATLGGLVGAAAATALDAAQIHIPVEAVQAILLSDTLHMSVAADQAILAVIAITLFSGFAAFWPSLKAARMQPVDAIRHAD, from the coding sequence ATGCCTTTACGCACGCTCTTTACCATCGCGCTCCGCAACCTGCTCAAGGCGGGGCGGCGGACGTTTCTTTTGATGGTCGCCATCGCCAGCGTCACCGTGCTCCTGGTGATGATGATGGCGCTGACCGAGGGCATTCGCACAAGCGTCGTCCACTCGGCCACGGTGCTGGTGTCCGGGCATATCAACGTCGCCGGGTTCTATAAGGCGACGCCGTCGGATATGGAGCCCATCGTCCTCGACGCGCCCGAGATCAAGAAGATCGTCGAGGAGAATGTCCCCAACCTGACCAGCGTGGTCGACCGCACCCAGGGCATCGCGCGGGTGATCAGCGCCACCGACACCATCCAGACGCTGCTGATGGGCGTGGATATTAGCGAGGAGACCGCGTTTCGCGAGGTCGTGCGCCTGGCCCCGGAGTCGGCCTATAAAGAAGGCGGCTCCGACGAAATATTGGGCGATATCACACAGCTTGGCGAGCCCAATACCGCGCTGATTTTCGCCAGCCAGGCGCGCAGCCTGGGCGTGGGCGTGGGCGACCCGCTCACCGTGCGCGCGCAGACGCTCGAGGGCGTGGCGAACACCGCCGACGTCACCGTCATCGCCATCGCCGAGGACATCGGCCTGTTGAGCACCTTCGCCCTCTTCTTGCCCAAAGAAACCCTGCGCACCCTCTACCAATTCAACGCCACCACCACCGGCATGGTGATGGGTTATCTGAAGAACCCAAACGACGCCTCCGACGCCCTGGGCGCCGCGCGCATCGCGCTGCAGGAGGCCGGATTTGAGGTCATGGACCATAGTGACCGCCCGTTCTTCGCCAAATTCCAGCAGGTGCGCGGCGAGGACTGGACCGGCCAGAAGCTCGACCTGACGACCTGGCAGGACCAGATCTCTTTTCTTAACCTCATCCTCACCGCCATCAACACCGTGTCGTTCTTTTTGATCGTGGTGCTCGGGGTCATCATCGGCGTCGGCATGATCAACACGATGCTGATGTCGGTGCGCGAGCGCACCGGCGAGATCGGAACCCTGCGCGCGATGGGAATGCCGAGGGGTCATATTTTGGTTCTCTTTATGCTTGAGGCGATGGTCCTGGGCTTCGCGGCGGCGACCCTCGGCGGGCTCGTCGGTGCCGCGGCGGCGACCGCGCTGGACGCCGCGCAGATTCACATCCCCGTCGAGGCGGTCCAGGCGATCTTGCTCAGCGACACCCTGCATATGAGCGTGGCCGCCGACCAGGCCATCTTGGCGGTTATCGCCATCACGCTCTTCAGCGGTTTCGCCGCGTTCTGGCCCTCTTTGAAGGCGGCGCGCATGCAACCCGTGGACGCGATTCGACACGCAGATTAA